In one Gemmatimonadota bacterium genomic region, the following are encoded:
- a CDS encoding PD40 domain-containing protein, with product MMARLTPRLAAVLLLVPALLPAQSAGRAFTPADWYRVTQVSAPARSPDGKSVAFTVTTVNEAGNKRHSEVWLQSVAGGPSRRLTSSGYESSGPRWSDDGKTLYFTSTRPGGRGTNWALRVDEVGEAFQPTATPPAAAPAGSQPTDKRFRITSGDSASGGAGGGRGGGGRGGGGFPGGAPGTAPATGPYAAMPPLARPSASAITAPVDPARFDGMHFTDSRYKANGNGFVASTGRAGAGGPGGAAADTGAAARARPAAQLFLQRAGGERITLTSAAYSHRNPVVSPNGEWIVFSADAKLRADSMVTRERDSLAKLPFSRKRDEADRDGTDLFMLPVAACEAHTAACVPTRIEYFGEETGAVWSPDSKQLAFTGRRGRYQSQRLFVLAAGTTKPVDVLGGWRYEPGNFTWWGDGTIRMATDVGGSSGLYAVNPATEGDPHHRWWASTRVEHPVRLRPHHPDVHQHRSHAPDGALHLGHRGPERAQAHDLQRRPQHGGGLVRRGVLHVPVGRQPRDRGVADEAVRLPARQEVSGGDVHPRRPALGVRRRLVRRVPEPGRGGDVRALHQSARLVGPTPPSPTPHAVTGVARTTWT from the coding sequence ATGATGGCTCGTCTCACGCCTCGCCTTGCGGCGGTGCTGCTCCTCGTTCCCGCCCTGCTCCCGGCCCAGTCCGCGGGCCGCGCCTTCACCCCGGCGGACTGGTACCGCGTCACCCAGGTGAGTGCCCCGGCTCGTTCGCCGGATGGCAAGTCGGTGGCCTTCACGGTCACCACCGTCAACGAGGCGGGCAACAAGCGCCACAGCGAAGTCTGGCTGCAGTCGGTCGCGGGCGGCCCGTCTCGCCGACTCACCTCGTCCGGGTACGAGAGCAGCGGCCCGCGATGGTCGGACGACGGCAAGACGCTGTACTTCACCTCGACGCGGCCTGGTGGCCGTGGCACGAACTGGGCGCTGCGCGTCGATGAGGTGGGTGAGGCCTTTCAGCCGACCGCGACGCCGCCCGCAGCGGCCCCTGCCGGGAGTCAGCCGACGGACAAGCGATTCCGCATCACCTCGGGCGACAGTGCGAGCGGTGGCGCAGGTGGCGGGCGGGGTGGCGGTGGACGTGGTGGCGGCGGCTTCCCGGGCGGCGCACCAGGCACCGCGCCAGCCACTGGCCCGTATGCGGCGATGCCACCGTTGGCGCGCCCCTCGGCCTCGGCCATTACCGCCCCGGTCGATCCGGCGCGCTTCGACGGCATGCATTTCACCGACAGTCGCTACAAGGCGAACGGCAACGGCTTCGTGGCCAGCACGGGCCGCGCCGGCGCGGGGGGTCCCGGTGGAGCAGCAGCCGACACTGGTGCAGCGGCACGTGCGCGCCCGGCGGCGCAGCTCTTCCTGCAGCGGGCAGGCGGCGAGCGGATCACGCTGACGAGCGCGGCGTACTCACACCGCAATCCGGTGGTCTCGCCGAACGGCGAGTGGATCGTCTTCTCGGCCGATGCCAAGCTGCGGGCCGACTCGATGGTGACGCGCGAGCGCGACTCGTTGGCGAAGCTGCCATTCTCGCGGAAGCGTGACGAGGCAGACCGCGATGGCACCGACCTCTTCATGCTCCCGGTGGCCGCCTGTGAGGCGCACACCGCGGCGTGTGTCCCGACGAGGATCGAGTACTTCGGCGAGGAGACTGGGGCCGTCTGGTCCCCGGACTCGAAGCAGCTTGCCTTCACCGGGCGCCGCGGCCGCTATCAGAGCCAGCGACTGTTTGTGTTGGCGGCTGGCACCACCAAGCCGGTCGACGTCCTCGGCGGCTGGCGGTACGAACCCGGCAACTTCACCTGGTGGGGCGACGGCACGATCCGGATGGCGACGGACGTCGGTGGCAGCAGCGGCCTCTATGCGGTGAATCCGGCCACCGAAGGAGATCCGCACCATCGTTGGTGGGCGTCGACGCGTGTCGAACATCCAGTACGACTCCGCCCGCACCACCCTGACGTACATCAGCACCGATCACACGCACCCGACGGAGCTCTACACCTCGGACATCGAGGGCCGGAACGAGCGCAAGCTCACGACCTTCAACGACGCCCTCAACACGGAGGTGGCCTGGTCCGACGCGGAGTTCTTCACGTACCGGTCGGTCGACAACCTCGAGATCGAGGCGTGGCTGATGAAGCCGTACGGCTACCAGCCCGGCAAGAAGTATCCGGTGGTGATGTACATCCACGGCGGCCCGCACTCGGCGTACGGCGACGGCTGGTTCGACGAGTTCCAGAACCTGGCCGGGGCGGGGATGTTCGTGCTCTTCACCAATCCGCGCGGCTCGTCGGGCCAACACCGCCTTCACCAACGCCTCACGCGGTGACTGGGGTGGCAAGGACTACCTGGACCTGA